The following proteins are co-located in the Streptococcus downei MFe28 genome:
- the aroD gene encoding type I 3-dehydroquinate dehydratase, translating into MKIVVPVMPTSLEEANQLDAVKYDHADIIEWRADFLPKEAIVEVAPAIFEKFPGREIIFTLRTQAEGGQISLSDDEYVSLIKEVSSLYHPDYIDFEYYSHQAVFSQMLEFPNLILSYHNFQETPDNLMSILSELTSLTPRVVKVAVMPENEQDVLDLMNFTRGFKVLNPEQDYVTMSMGKLGQVSRLASDLMGSSWTFASVDEESAPGQIGLADMFKVREILDAD; encoded by the coding sequence ATGAAAATAGTAGTACCCGTAATGCCAACTTCCTTGGAAGAGGCCAATCAGCTTGATGCTGTCAAATACGACCACGCCGATATTATCGAATGGCGGGCTGACTTTTTACCCAAGGAAGCCATTGTTGAGGTAGCTCCGGCAATTTTTGAAAAATTCCCAGGTCGAGAAATTATCTTTACCCTGAGAACCCAGGCCGAGGGCGGTCAGATTTCCCTATCCGATGACGAGTATGTTAGCCTGATTAAGGAGGTCTCTTCCCTCTATCATCCAGATTATATTGACTTTGAATATTATTCCCATCAGGCTGTCTTTTCGCAAATGTTGGAATTTCCAAATCTGATACTCTCCTACCATAATTTTCAGGAAACCCCTGACAATCTCATGAGTATCCTGTCTGAGCTGACCAGCCTGACCCCTCGTGTGGTCAAGGTGGCTGTCATGCCAGAAAATGAGCAAGATGTTCTTGATTTGATGAACTTTACCAGAGGCTTCAAGGTCCTCAATCCTGAGCAGGACTATGTGACGATGTCCATGGGTAAATTGGGGCAGGTTTCCCGCCTAGCTAGTGATCTCATGGGTTCCTCTTGGACCTTTGCCAGCGTTGATGAGGAAAGTGCACCTGGCCAAATCGGTTTGGCAGATATGTTTAAAGTAAGGGAGATTCTTGATGCAGATTGA
- a CDS encoding class I SAM-dependent rRNA methyltransferase, with amino-acid sequence MNKLIVDALVEKKINRGIQLLQGQDFSDFSMTDQVLGLYNAKQKFLGTAYLSQQNKGIGWLVSRKEVQLDKPFFISLFEKARDQRRAYENDDLTTAYRLFNQDGDNLGGLSIDRYGDYALFSWYNAYIYSLKPVIVEAFQEVYPDLVGAYEKIRFQGLDYQSAHLYGQEAPETFTILENGVSYRVFLNDGLMTGIFLDQHEVRASLVDGLALGKSVLNTFSYTAAFSVAAAMGGALETTSVDLAKRSRELSQAHFQANGLSMDQHGLLVMDVFDYYKYAKRKGLSYDIIILDPPSFARNKKQTFSVAKDYHKLIAQALDILRPGGTIVASTNAANLSLGQFKKQLEKGFSGRKHHYLDLKQLPADFRVNRADPSSNYLKVYTIKVE; translated from the coding sequence ATGAATAAGCTTATTGTGGATGCCTTGGTTGAAAAGAAAATCAATCGTGGAATCCAACTCCTTCAGGGACAGGATTTTAGTGATTTTTCCATGACCGACCAAGTGCTTGGCCTTTATAATGCCAAGCAGAAATTTTTGGGGACAGCCTATCTTTCTCAGCAAAATAAGGGAATTGGATGGCTGGTCTCCCGAAAAGAGGTCCAATTAGATAAGCCTTTCTTTATCAGTCTTTTTGAAAAGGCTAGAGACCAGCGTCGGGCCTATGAAAATGATGACTTGACCACCGCCTACCGTCTTTTTAACCAAGACGGGGATAATCTTGGTGGTTTAAGTATTGACCGATATGGGGATTATGCCCTTTTTTCCTGGTACAATGCCTATATTTATAGCCTGAAGCCTGTGATTGTTGAGGCCTTTCAGGAAGTCTATCCAGATCTGGTCGGTGCCTATGAAAAGATTCGTTTTCAGGGGCTGGATTACCAATCGGCCCATCTCTATGGTCAAGAAGCACCTGAGACTTTTACTATCCTAGAAAATGGGGTCAGCTACAGGGTATTTCTCAATGACGGCCTTATGACGGGAATTTTCTTGGACCAGCACGAGGTTAGAGCCAGCTTGGTTGATGGCTTGGCACTAGGTAAGTCGGTTCTCAATACCTTCTCCTATACCGCTGCTTTTTCAGTAGCAGCAGCCATGGGAGGGGCTCTGGAGACGACCTCGGTCGATTTGGCCAAGCGCTCTCGAGAGCTGTCTCAGGCTCATTTCCAGGCCAACGGTCTCAGCATGGACCAGCATGGCTTGCTGGTTATGGATGTCTTTGACTATTATAAATATGCCAAGCGCAAGGGCTTGAGCTATGACATCATCATCCTTGACCCACCTAGTTTTGCCCGTAACAAGAAGCAGACTTTTTCCGTTGCCAAGGATTACCACAAGTTGATTGCCCAGGCCTTGGACATTCTCAGGCCGGGTGGGACCATTGTTGCCTCCACCAATGCTGCTAATCTATCGCTGGGTCAGTTTAAAAAGCAGTTAGAAAAAGGTTTTTCTGGTCGTAAGCATCATTATCTAGATTTGAAACAGTTGCCTGCCGATTTTAGGGTTAATAGGGCTGACCCCAGCAGTAATTATTTGAAAGTATATACAATAAAGGTAGAGTAG
- a CDS encoding LTA synthase family protein — protein MKKYLSPFRKMGKIINTRLGFVLLLLFFYWIKTLWAYSVDFNLDLENTAQTIVAIFNPLPLGLLLLGLPLYFKKSKIFYPLEILIYLILNILIISNAIYFREFTDFITVNTLMASSKSAAGLGDTAGNLIELTDLFFLIDLLVFVPLLFFKKMKSDKRPFNKRASFAVTALSALLFSANLFVAETIRPQLLTRGFANYYVVRGIGLPAFMTYSANQTYQAHRERSAATAGDLKKVDTYVKKNYAAPNSKYFGIAKGRNVIVIHLESFQQFLLDYKLKSDDKEYEVTPFLNSLYHSKSSIAFSNFFNQVKNGKTSDAETMMENSLYGLNNGSYMVNYGGDNTAYATPSILAQKGGYTSAVFHGNTGSFWNRNNTYKQWGYNYFFDSTYFEKQDDSNSFQYGLNDKYLFKDSIKYLEQMQQPFYTKFITVSNHYPYTSLNGDKKELGFPLADTKDDTVNGYFATANYLDSALKSFFDYLKSSGLYDNSIIVLYGDHYGISNDRNTSLAPLLGKDAETWSDYNNAMMQKVPYIINIPGYTDGFISDTYGGEIDSLPTLLHLLGIDTKGYLQMGQDLLSPQNDNLVPLRTSGYFISPTYTSYGGKVYYTQTGQEITAPNAQTKADLDKLKDAAAAQLSNSDAIQTGDLLRFATIPGLSKTDSSQYNYNGALKQMEKISKNKGDKSTSLYHKKGDQSTEDLYQAKSYEEIHGSSDSSSSSSK, from the coding sequence ATGAAAAAGTACTTAAGTCCCTTTAGAAAAATGGGCAAAATCATCAATACACGCCTAGGTTTTGTTTTACTCTTGCTCTTTTTTTATTGGATTAAGACCCTCTGGGCCTATAGCGTTGACTTCAATCTCGACCTAGAGAATACGGCACAGACCATCGTTGCCATTTTCAATCCCTTGCCGCTGGGACTTTTGCTTTTGGGGCTTCCTCTCTACTTCAAAAAGAGTAAGATTTTTTATCCCCTAGAAATTCTCATTTATCTGATTCTGAATATCCTGATTATCAGTAACGCCATTTATTTTAGGGAATTTACTGATTTTATCACCGTAAACACGCTGATGGCTAGTTCTAAGTCAGCAGCTGGTCTAGGAGATACGGCAGGCAACTTGATTGAGCTAACCGACCTCTTCTTCCTGATTGATTTGCTGGTCTTTGTTCCTCTGCTCTTCTTCAAGAAGATGAAATCGGATAAGCGACCCTTCAATAAGCGGGCCAGCTTTGCGGTTACAGCCCTATCAGCCCTCCTCTTTTCTGCCAACCTCTTTGTGGCCGAAACCATTCGTCCCCAATTATTGACTCGGGGATTTGCCAACTATTACGTGGTCAGAGGGATTGGACTTCCAGCCTTTATGACCTATAGCGCTAATCAAACCTATCAGGCCCACCGAGAAAGAAGCGCTGCAACTGCTGGTGACCTCAAGAAGGTTGATACCTATGTCAAAAAGAATTACGCCGCCCCTAACAGCAAATACTTTGGTATCGCTAAGGGTCGTAATGTCATCGTCATTCACCTTGAGAGTTTCCAACAATTTCTCCTCGATTACAAGCTAAAATCAGATGACAAGGAATACGAAGTTACGCCCTTCCTAAATTCCCTCTATCACTCCAAGTCCTCTATCGCCTTCTCTAATTTCTTTAACCAAGTAAAAAATGGGAAGACCTCGGACGCCGAGACCATGATGGAAAACTCCCTCTATGGTCTTAATAACGGTTCCTACATGGTTAACTACGGTGGTGATAATACCGCCTATGCGACACCTTCCATCCTCGCCCAAAAGGGTGGCTACACCAGTGCCGTCTTTCACGGTAATACCGGAAGTTTCTGGAACCGCAATAATACCTATAAACAATGGGGTTACAACTACTTCTTCGACTCTACCTACTTCGAAAAGCAAGATGATTCCAACTCCTTTCAGTATGGGCTCAATGACAAGTACCTCTTCAAGGACTCCATCAAGTACCTAGAGCAGATGCAACAGCCCTTCTATACCAAGTTTATTACCGTATCCAACCACTACCCCTACACCAGCCTCAATGGCGACAAGAAGGAGCTCGGTTTCCCTCTAGCAGATACCAAGGATGACACGGTTAATGGCTACTTTGCCACAGCCAACTACCTTGACTCAGCCCTCAAATCCTTCTTTGATTACCTCAAGTCCAGCGGTCTCTATGATAACTCTATCATCGTTCTCTATGGCGACCACTACGGTATTTCTAATGACCGTAATACCAGCCTGGCTCCACTCTTAGGTAAGGATGCCGAGACCTGGTCTGACTACAATAATGCCATGATGCAGAAGGTCCCTTATATCATCAATATTCCGGGCTATACCGATGGCTTTATCAGCGATACCTATGGGGGTGAAATTGACTCCCTACCAACCCTGCTGCACCTCCTCGGAATTGATACCAAGGGTTACCTACAAATGGGACAAGACCTACTGTCACCACAAAATGATAATCTAGTGCCCCTGCGGACTTCTGGTTACTTCATTAGTCCAACCTATACTAGCTATGGTGGCAAGGTTTATTACACCCAAACTGGTCAAGAAATTACAGCACCAAATGCCCAAACTAAGGCTGACCTTGATAAGCTCAAGGATGCGGCAGCTGCTCAACTGTCTAATAGTGATGCTATTCAAACAGGAGACCTACTCAGGTTTGCTACCATTCCAGGCCTAAGCAAGACAGATTCCAGCCAGTACAATTACAACGGCGCCCTGAAGCAGATGGAAAAAATCAGTAAGAACAAGGGTGATAAGTCAACCAGTCTCTACCACAAAAAAGGAGACCAATCAACAGAGGATCTCTATCAGGCCAAGTCCTATGAAGAAATCCACGGTAGCTCTGATTCCTCCTCATCCAGCTCCAAGTAG